TCGTGCAACTGCACATTCAGGGACTCTTCCCTGGCCTGTGTGGCATCGCGCAAACGCAGATAAGCCTCCCCCACATTCAGCAAAGCGAGAACCGCCGTATTCAGGGTATCAACCGCCCGACTGGCAGCCACAACCTCGGCTATTTTTTCGTTTACGAACTCCGCGACCCGACATACCTCCGCCGGATCCATCGCACTTTTGATGGTATATTGCTGACCTAAAATTGTCACCTGGACAGCTTGTTTCAAGATACCTCCTGATCCAAACCATCAAGCTTGGCCAGAATCCGGTCCACCTCGGAAGCAAAACGCTCGCGTTCCTGTAGCAAGCGATCCCGGTCTGCAAGCAACTGCTGGCACTGTTCCTCCAGGGCCTGCTTGCGCTCCAGAAGCTGATCAATCTTTTTTTCCAATTGAATCATCATTGTTAAATCCACGGCTTCCTCTGCTCAGTAAATATGAATTTTAAAAAAGAAAGAACCCTTTAGTCAAGAAATTATCCATCCTGCCGAAACAAAGCCTCGACAAACAGATCCGGATCGAAAGGCCGCAAGTCTTCGATGCCTTCGCCGATCCCCACATAGTGTATCGGCAGACCGAGCTCGCCCCCGATCGCCACCAGCATGCCGCCGCGGGCGGTGCCATCGAGTTTGGTCAGCGCCAGCCCGGAAACCGACACTGCCTCCTGGAACAGACGAGCCTGCACCAGGGCATTCTGGCCGGTTGTCGCATCGACCACCAGCAGGGTCTCATGGGGGGCACCCGGCATTTCGCGATCGAGCACCCGCCGAATTTTCTTCAGCTCCTCCATAAGGTTGACCTTAGTGTGCAGCCGACCGGCAGTATCGAGAAGCAAAACATCGGCCTTGCGCGCCTGAGCGGCTTTAATGGCATCGAAGGCCACGGCTGCAGGGTCAGATCCGGCAGCCTGGCGAATGACTTCGACGCCGGCACGCTGTCCCCATACCTCAAGCTGCTCCGCCGCAGCGGCGCGAAAGGTATCCCCAGCCCCCACCAGAACCTTTTTCCCCTGCTGAACATACTGATGGGCGAGCTTGCCAATAGTAGTCGTCTTACCGACACCATTAACACCGACGACCATAATCACGAAGGGTGTCGCACGTTGAGGATCAAGAGGCGCGGACTCCTGCATTAAACGATCGCGAATTTCCCCCTTGAGTGCCTCGCGTAAGACATCAGGATCATTGAGCTGACCTTTATCAAGACGCATTTCCAACGATTGTATAAGCTGTTGGGTCGTTTTCATACCGAGATCGGCGGTGATCAGTATTTCTTCCAGCTCCTCGAGCAGCTCTTCATCGACCCCTTGGCAACCTCGCAACAAAGCATCTATTCGACCGACCAGCGAAGCCTGGGTCTTGGCCAACCCGGTACGCATCCGCTGAAACAAGCTCACCGGTTCTTCCACTACCGGTTCTTCCACTACCGGTTCTTCCACTACCGGTTCTTCCACCACCGGTTCTTCCACCACCGGTTCTTCCACCACCGGTTCTTCCACCACCGGTTCTTCCACCACCGGCTCTTCCACCACCGGCTCTTCCACCACCGGCTCTTCCACCACCGGCTCTTCCACCACCGGCTCTTCCACCACCGGCTCTTCCACCACCGGTTCTTCCACCACCGGTTCTTCCACCACCGGTTCTTCCACCACCGGTTCTTCCACCACCGGTTCTTCCACCACCGGTTCTTCCACCACCGGCTCGGTTTTATCGGTTATTTCCCGGGAAGCGGGCCGCCTCAAACGCCGCACCAGCATGAATGACAAAATTACCACTAGGGCGACAGCACTCCAGAGCACAACCGTGGCCGTCAAAGTCCGGTGCGATTCAGGCACCCCCATACGACCCAGCACATTAACCAGCCACTCGATACAGCGGAAAAACATATCCTTCATCTTGTCCTGCTCCTTGCATATAACAGTGAAAGAGTCAAACGACTCCATGATGCTTAAGCGATTTCCTGCTTAAGAATGCCGACACAGCGTTGGAGGGCAAACCTCGCCTTGCCGAGAAGTTGCCTGCGACAACCGGTCAACACCAGGAAATAGTCAGCGGTGATGGGCACCACCAATGTCTGCGTATCGCGGGTGGAGATGACGACCTCCTGCAGATCATCCTCGCCAATCCGGTCGAGCATGGCACGCAAGTTGCCGAGAATTATCCCTTTGTGAGCGCCCACCAGCCTCAGGTCATAATCGTCCATGGGACCGACCTGATCGACCGCCTCGCCCTCCCAGTCGGCGATGATGGCGCCAGTGGCGCCGGGAACACTTCCCACAAGTTCCAGAAGAACAGATTTAAAAGGCATCGCAAATCCTCAATCAGTCATGCAGCTGTACGGAAACCAACTTGGAAACCCCCGGATCTTCCATGGTAACACCATACAGAATATCGGCCATCTCCATGGTGCGCTTGCTATGCGTAATGACTATAAACTGCGACTTGGATGACATCTCGCGCACCATTTCATTGAAACGCTGAATATTGGCTTCATCCAGCGGTGCATCGACTTCATCCAGCACACAAAACGGTGATGGTTTGATCAGAAAAATGGCGAAAATCAGTGCAATGGCGGTAAGGGCTTTCTCGCCGCCGGACAACAAACCGACACTCTGCAATCGTTTGCCGGGCGGTTGCACCGCAATCTCGATCCCTGTTTCGAGCAAATCGTTTTCATCGGTCAGCATTAATTCTGCACGTCCGCCGAGAAAAAGTCTCGGGAAAATTTCCTGAAACATGGCATTGACCTGATCGAACGTTTCCCGGAATCGCTTGCGGGTTGTGCGATTGATCCTGGCGATAGCGGTTTGCAGCCCTTCCAGAGACTCCTGCAGGTCTTGGTCCTGTTGACAGAGAAACTCCCAGCGCTGTTCCAGCTCGCGGTATTCATCGATGGCCATCAGGTTGACCTCGCCGATGTTTTCAATACAGCGACGCAGTTCCTCCAGCCGATGTTCGGAGGCAACCGGATCAAAGGCCTCGTCCGGGACAACCGCGTCGCCCTGCGACAAGTCGAGCCGAAAACGCACCTCGATATCCTGACACAGATGCGCAATCTCCATATCTATTTCGCGGACACGCATCTGCAGTGAGGAGAACTGCTCCCTGGCCTGCTGCAACTGCCCCCGCACGACCCTCAAACTCTCCTCATGAGCATCCACCTGCTGCTGTTGCTGGCCGAAGGAATCTTTCAGCCGGTCCAAGCGCTCCTGCTGCTCCTGGCGTCGTGCATACAGCACCTCCAGCTCCGTCTGCAACTGTTTACCCTCGGCCTGCAACCGAGCTGTCTCGGCAGCGGCTTGCTGCTGGCCCTGCTCCCGCTGGCGCAATTGCCGCTCGAAATCCTGCCCGGAGACGGTAAGCTGTTGCAATTGTCGACGACCGCCTTCCTGACGCTCGCGAAGTTCGGCCAGAACGACTTTCAGGGATGTCACTTTTTCGCGCAACGCTTCCTGGCCCCGGCGCCAAACCCGCAATTCTTCTTCGCATCGGGCGACGGCCGTTTCCTGCTCAACACGCGCCTGTTCAAGTCGGCTGCAACAGGCTTCCGCCTCGACTTGTTGGCGTTGCAGTGCATCGCCTTCCTCCCTGAGTTGATCATTTTCGAAGGAGGTAATATCCAGACGCTCGTCTATGCGCGTAAGTTCCTGCTGCGCTCTCCCCAGATCCTTTTCAGCTGCGGTACGTTTCAACTCCAGGGCATGCAGTTCCTCGCGTAAATCCTCCTGCATCTGTTCGGCGGCGCCCAATGCGGCCTTTTGGTCGACCCGCTGCTGCCGCAACCGGGCAAGATCATCATCCAAAACAGCTTGTCTGGCCTTGAGTTCCTTGATTTCCCGTTTTTGCGACAAAAAGCTGTGCCCAAGCCCTTCCCGGGCGCCCCCGCAAAGGATCCCACGGTGATTCAGACAATCACCCGCAGCCGTCGCCAGCGTTAACCCTACCGGCAAAACGGCATCCAGATAAGGAAGCAGATCGTCGACCAGAAACACTCCCTGGAGCAAAGGCATGACCTGCGAGGCCACTTCCGGAGAACACTGAACGACCTCGGCCAATGGCCGGCCGTGACCAAAAGTCACCTCGAATTCAGCAACATCAGGCAGCACCAGAGCACCGCGCCCCCCGCCATCTCTGAGCAACTCCAACGCCCGGAGGGCATCCTCGGGGTGCCGCGTCACCAAAGCCTGCAGCCGATCGCCAAGCACTGCCTCGAGAGCCACCTCATACGCTTCCGGCACCTCCAGCAAATCGGCCACCATCCCGATCATGCGGGCGCGCAGCTGCGTATCCTGCAACAGAAGCTTGACGCCGGCACCGTACCCCTCGAGGTTACGCTCCATCTGCTCCAAAGATTGCAGTCGGGAGCGGCACTCTCCCAAACGCCCCTGTCCTTCGAGCAACAGGCGCTCATTCTCCTCCAATTGCCGCCGGGCAACCAAGGCTTGCTCCCGGCTCTGCTCCAGCGTCTGGTCCAGTTCATCCCGCTGAGTGGCAAAACGCTGCAGACTCTGCTCACAGGAGGCGACCGTTTCGGCGGCAATGACCCGATTCTCCTGTAATTGAACCGATTCGCGACGCTGCTGGCCACGACGCTCATCCAATCCCTGCAAACGACGGCGCGCATCTTCCAATGCGTGGCGGCTTCGGGACAACTCATCCATGCGCGCATACAGGTTCCGGCGTGCATCCTCCAGACTGGCCACCCACTGGCGCTCTTTATCCTGCTGCTCCTCCAGGCTTGCAGCCTCGCGCTCCAGCACCGAGGATCGTTGTTGATACTCTTGCGCCAGAGCACTGCCGGCGGCCGTCAACTCTTCGATTTCGGCAGCAATTTCCTGAAGCCGTCGGTGAAGGTCCTGCTGTTCCTGACTATGCTGCTGTTGCTGACGCTCCAGATTCTGCAAAGACTGCTGACCAAATTCGATGCGCCCCTCGACACGTTGCAGCTCACCACTGAGATGAAACACACCTTCCTGGCACTGGCCAAGTTCTTTCTCGGCCGCAACCTGCACCAGCCGCAGCTCCGACAGCTCCAGTTCCAACTGCTGGAATCGGCTCTCCAGCGCAACGACCTGCTGCCGGGCACGGGTTTCATCGTGGCGATGCTTGTCGCCGTCAGCCACCAGCTCGGCATAACGACACCGCGCAAAACCGATTTCGATCTGTTTTTGTTCATCGCGGTAGTTGCGGAACTGCTCCGCCTTGCGTGCCTGCCGTTTCAGAGCCCCCAGCTGACGACGCACCTCGCCGATAATATCCCGTAATCGCAGAAGGTTCTGGCGGGTAGCGTCTATTTTACGCAGAGCGGTCTTTTTGCGGGCTTTGAATTTGCTGACCCCGGCCGCCTCCTCGATAAGAAACCGTCGTTCCTCCGGTTTGGCATTGAGTATCTGACCGACCTTACCCTGTTCGATAATGGAATATGCCCGGGCCCCGATACCAGTATCCATAAAGAGTTCGGAAATATCGAGCAACCGGCAAGGAGCCTTGTTCAGTAAATACTCGCTGTCGCCGTTGCGATAGAGTCGGCGCGTCACCATGAACTCGGCATAGTCCCGTACCGCAACCGGCCCCCGCCCCTTCTCGTTGGAAAAGACCAGGGACACCTCGGCCATCCCCACCGGTTTGCGCTTTTCGCTACCGCCGAAAATGACGTCCTCCATGGCCCGCCCACGGAGGTTTTTGGGACTTTGCTCCCCCATGGCCCAACGTATGGCATCGACCACATTGCTTTTGCCGCAACCGTTCGGACCGACCACAGCGGCAATGCCGGGGCCGAAATCGAGGGCCACCCGATCAACAAACGATTTGAATCCTACGATTTCGATACGCTTGATCTGCATATGCGCGCGCGGACATCCTCTCTGGTAAAGACCTGTCGATAACGCGGCATGTTAACAATCCGCAAAAGCCATGTAAAGCAGTTTGCTGGCACACGATTTTGGCGTAACACGCCGTCCGCTACCTTTCCGTACCCATACTTTTATGTATTGTTGTCCGGCCAGGTGTTTCAGGCAGCTTGCCTGCAGAACAAACTAAGGCTATGATGAGCAGCTATGGCTATAATTACCCTCACTGAACAGGACGCGGGACAAACCGTTCTGGAGACCCTTCATGCGCGCATACCAGCGGCGCCACGCTCCTACCTGCGCCAATTGCTGCGTAGCGGCAAAATTCGCTGCAACGGATCAATCCTGACCGAAAACATCTGTCTGCGGGGCCATGAAAGCCTGCAGCTTCCCGATAGCAAACGCCTGCGGGAGGTTTGCACCGACAGAGTACCGGAACTGACCATATTGCTGGAAACCGACGAGTTTCTGGCTGTCTTCAAACCTGCCGGACTCGCCGTGCACAGCAGTGTCGGGCATACCGAAGACAACCTTACGGACCGCCTCAAAGCCTGGATAAAACAATGCAAAGCCCCTTATCGCATAGCCCCGGTCCATCGACTGGATATCGGCACATCAGGTCCGGTGATCTTCGGCAAAGGCCGCAAAGCCACCGCCGAGCTGGGGCGGTTGCTGCAAAACGGACACATGAGCAAAACCTACCTGGCACTGGTTAACGGCCATCCCCCGGAGACGGGGATGATGGTTACCTCGGTGCGTGTCCAGGGAAAACCCAAACAGGCAGCTACGCGCTTTCGTGTGCTCGGCCGCCACGCCAGCGCCGCCTTGCTCGAACTTGAACTCCTGAGCGGCCGCAAGCATCAGATCCGCCAACAATGCGCCGATGCCGGTTGGCCGCTGTATGGCGACCACCGCTATGGCGGTCCGGAGCTCCCTGGTCGGGATCGGCTGTTCCTGCACTGCTGGCAGCTGGCCTGGCCCATACAGGGCGATCAGCCATCCCACAGGATAACCAGTCCCCTTCCGGAAGAACTGTCCGTTATCCTCACCAGCATGGATATTGAATCTCCAGCACCAAACCGGAAACCCGAATCATGACTCCAAAAGAAACGACCAAAACTTCGATATTCCGGCGGCACCCATTCTTGACGGCTGTCAGCCTGCTGGCTGCGGCCGGACTTACGGCGGCAAGCCTGTTCCTGATGACCTTTGACCTGAATGCTTATCGGGAATCGCTGGCAAACCGGTTAAGTATCGCATTGGACCAACCTGTTTCCATTGGTTCGGCGCATATGTCATGGCGCCAGGGCCCCGCCTTCAACATTAGGGATATTCGCATCGGGGAGCCCCTCACGGAATCCGGTGGCGACATTGCCCATCTGTTTTTGCATCCGCGCCTGTTGCCGTTGTTGATGGGAAAAGTTGTCTTTGACGACATGATTATCGAACGTCCGATTTATCATGCGCGTCTTTTATCATCCAGCTCGGATACCGGCACCGACTTGCCGACGATACCGCTGAGAGCCCTGCTGCAAACCATACAGGTACATAACCTGACGATTATCGACGGGCAACTCCGTCTCGAAAACGCCCAAGACGACCGGCATCCCCTGGCGCCACTGCAGATCAATGCCATCAACCTGAACGTACGCAATCTGCTGACCGGCCGGCCCGGCAAGCTTAACATCCACGCCGAACTGCCCCAAAAAGAAGGGCTCGCCACACTGGACGTCAAGGGCAAAACAACCTTCGACACCAACCTGGGCAACTGGCGACAGATCAAAGGTCAACTGCGGTTGCAGATGGAAAACATCGCCACGGAACAACTTCGCAGCTGGCTGTCCCTGCCGGAAGCGACACCCGCATTGAGCGGCCGGGCATCCCTTGAGCTAAACGCCGATGGAAGCGCTGCCAGCGGTTTACACTTCAGCGCCAGCCTATCCGGCAAGAACCTGCAACTTGCCTGGCCTGGACGTTATGCCAAGCCCCCTGCGGTTAAAAAAGTCACTGTCAGCGGCACCTGGGTTGCCGCTCAAAACATCAACAGAGTGACCGACCTGGATCTCTATCTGGACACCCTGAACATACGCGGCCACTTTTCTTTGCAGCGGGACAAAGAGCAACCCTGGCTGGAAGGGACACTGGCCTGCTCTCCCTTGCAACTGTCCGACATCCGACGTTTTCTCCCCGACCGGATCCGACTTTCCGAACAGGCCCTGCTCCATACCAACCTGGATCGGGGCACAGTGCAGATCCATGATTTGCGCTTCGCCGGGCCTTTGTCCCACTTCAAACAGGCAGGCGCTCCGCTTCCGATCACCCATACCCGCACCACCCTCAGCGATGCCCGTCTTCAATTGCCATCGTTCCCGGCATTGGAACAGGTAAACTGCACCCTGACGCTCACGGAGGGTCTGCTGCACCTTAGCCAGGGCAAGGCAACGCTCCTACAACAGCCCGTCCGGTTCAATGCAACCACCGAGCACCTGCTGCAGGATGACATGAGCATGTCTTTCAGCGCCGACTGGGACGCCCCGGCACAGGCGTTATGGCAAGGACTGCCCGGCACCGACAAACTGAGCGGCAAAGCCGGCGGCGTCATACCGGTCAGTTTGTCGCTCAACGGTGCGCCCGGAAACTTCCGTACCACGATGCAAGCCAGCCTTGCCGGCTGCGCTCTCGAGGTACCGGGCATCCTATCCAAAAAAGCGGGCAGTCCCGGGGATCTTCGCGTCTCGGGACATCAGCAGAAAAATCGGTGGATCCTCGATCAGGGACAGTTCAACCTTGTTCCTTTTCGTCTGAACTTTTCCGGGCAACTGGACATGGGCCATCAGAACCCCCTCGCACTGCAATGGGAATTAAGTC
This DNA window, taken from Syntrophotalea carbinolica DSM 2380, encodes the following:
- a CDS encoding cell division protein ZapA, giving the protein MKQAVQVTILGQQYTIKSAMDPAEVCRVAEFVNEKIAEVVAASRAVDTLNTAVLALLNVGEAYLRLRDATQAREESLNVQLHDLVARLEKACPDSPPHEN
- a CDS encoding cell division protein ZapB is translated as MMIQLEKKIDQLLERKQALEEQCQQLLADRDRLLQERERFASEVDRILAKLDGLDQEVS
- the ftsY gene encoding signal recognition particle-docking protein FtsY; translation: MKDMFFRCIEWLVNVLGRMGVPESHRTLTATVVLWSAVALVVILSFMLVRRLRRPASREITDKTEPVVEEPVVEEPVVEEPVVEEPVVEEPVVEEPVVEEPVVEEPVVEEPVVEEPVVEEPVVEEPVVEEPVVEEPVVEEPVVEEPVVEEPVVEEPVVEEPVVEEPVSLFQRMRTGLAKTQASLVGRIDALLRGCQGVDEELLEELEEILITADLGMKTTQQLIQSLEMRLDKGQLNDPDVLREALKGEIRDRLMQESAPLDPQRATPFVIMVVGVNGVGKTTTIGKLAHQYVQQGKKVLVGAGDTFRAAAAEQLEVWGQRAGVEVIRQAAGSDPAAVAFDAIKAAQARKADVLLLDTAGRLHTKVNLMEELKKIRRVLDREMPGAPHETLLVVDATTGQNALVQARLFQEAVSVSGLALTKLDGTARGGMLVAIGGELGLPIHYVGIGEGIEDLRPFDPDLFVEALFRQDG
- a CDS encoding roadblock/LC7 domain-containing protein, with translation MPFKSVLLELVGSVPGATGAIIADWEGEAVDQVGPMDDYDLRLVGAHKGIILGNLRAMLDRIGEDDLQEVVISTRDTQTLVVPITADYFLVLTGCRRQLLGKARFALQRCVGILKQEIA
- the smc gene encoding chromosome segregation protein SMC produces the protein MQIKRIEIVGFKSFVDRVALDFGPGIAAVVGPNGCGKSNVVDAIRWAMGEQSPKNLRGRAMEDVIFGGSEKRKPVGMAEVSLVFSNEKGRGPVAVRDYAEFMVTRRLYRNGDSEYLLNKAPCRLLDISELFMDTGIGARAYSIIEQGKVGQILNAKPEERRFLIEEAAGVSKFKARKKTALRKIDATRQNLLRLRDIIGEVRRQLGALKRQARKAEQFRNYRDEQKQIEIGFARCRYAELVADGDKHRHDETRARQQVVALESRFQQLELELSELRLVQVAAEKELGQCQEGVFHLSGELQRVEGRIEFGQQSLQNLERQQQQHSQEQQDLHRRLQEIAAEIEELTAAGSALAQEYQQRSSVLEREAASLEEQQDKERQWVASLEDARRNLYARMDELSRSRHALEDARRRLQGLDERRGQQRRESVQLQENRVIAAETVASCEQSLQRFATQRDELDQTLEQSREQALVARRQLEENERLLLEGQGRLGECRSRLQSLEQMERNLEGYGAGVKLLLQDTQLRARMIGMVADLLEVPEAYEVALEAVLGDRLQALVTRHPEDALRALELLRDGGGRGALVLPDVAEFEVTFGHGRPLAEVVQCSPEVASQVMPLLQGVFLVDDLLPYLDAVLPVGLTLATAAGDCLNHRGILCGGAREGLGHSFLSQKREIKELKARQAVLDDDLARLRQQRVDQKAALGAAEQMQEDLREELHALELKRTAAEKDLGRAQQELTRIDERLDITSFENDQLREEGDALQRQQVEAEACCSRLEQARVEQETAVARCEEELRVWRRGQEALREKVTSLKVVLAELRERQEGGRRQLQQLTVSGQDFERQLRQREQGQQQAAAETARLQAEGKQLQTELEVLYARRQEQQERLDRLKDSFGQQQQQVDAHEESLRVVRGQLQQAREQFSSLQMRVREIDMEIAHLCQDIEVRFRLDLSQGDAVVPDEAFDPVASEHRLEELRRCIENIGEVNLMAIDEYRELEQRWEFLCQQDQDLQESLEGLQTAIARINRTTRKRFRETFDQVNAMFQEIFPRLFLGGRAELMLTDENDLLETGIEIAVQPPGKRLQSVGLLSGGEKALTAIALIFAIFLIKPSPFCVLDEVDAPLDEANIQRFNEMVREMSSKSQFIVITHSKRTMEMADILYGVTMEDPGVSKLVSVQLHD
- a CDS encoding RluA family pseudouridine synthase, which produces MAIITLTEQDAGQTVLETLHARIPAAPRSYLRQLLRSGKIRCNGSILTENICLRGHESLQLPDSKRLREVCTDRVPELTILLETDEFLAVFKPAGLAVHSSVGHTEDNLTDRLKAWIKQCKAPYRIAPVHRLDIGTSGPVIFGKGRKATAELGRLLQNGHMSKTYLALVNGHPPETGMMVTSVRVQGKPKQAATRFRVLGRHASAALLELELLSGRKHQIRQQCADAGWPLYGDHRYGGPELPGRDRLFLHCWQLAWPIQGDQPSHRITSPLPEELSVILTSMDIESPAPNRKPES
- a CDS encoding DUF3971 domain-containing protein, with protein sequence MTPKETTKTSIFRRHPFLTAVSLLAAAGLTAASLFLMTFDLNAYRESLANRLSIALDQPVSIGSAHMSWRQGPAFNIRDIRIGEPLTESGGDIAHLFLHPRLLPLLMGKVVFDDMIIERPIYHARLLSSSSDTGTDLPTIPLRALLQTIQVHNLTIIDGQLRLENAQDDRHPLAPLQINAINLNVRNLLTGRPGKLNIHAELPQKEGLATLDVKGKTTFDTNLGNWRQIKGQLRLQMENIATEQLRSWLSLPEATPALSGRASLELNADGSAASGLHFSASLSGKNLQLAWPGRYAKPPAVKKVTVSGTWVAAQNINRVTDLDLYLDTLNIRGHFSLQRDKEQPWLEGTLACSPLQLSDIRRFLPDRIRLSEQALLHTNLDRGTVQIHDLRFAGPLSHFKQAGAPLPITHTRTTLSDARLQLPSFPALEQVNCTLTLTEGLLHLSQGKATLLQQPVRFNATTEHLLQDDMSMSFSADWDAPAQALWQGLPGTDKLSGKAGGVIPVSLSLNGAPGNFRTTMQASLAGCALEVPGILSKKAGSPGDLRVSGHQQKNRWILDQGQFNLVPFRLNFSGQLDMGHQNPLALQWELSPTDLQEAGKLIPALSTYHTTGTLGLTGQLTGPLATPEFSGQARLTDAGFALDSIEADVKAINGSISIKNQECHFTGVKARLGQSAVTLEGKLTGISDPIFRLRVRAPQIRAEELIFPGSHVVFHNMDGSMTFNHDAIRYQNIRFDLQDSRKLHLDGIQRHTHPTTVELDIHAEQASIDEVLALWEKDSASPPEATNEETDHNAVLKIRAAVDKGHYGPLIFSDATGLIAAQDNVVTIKPLNFRAASGSAQAEIIIDNNHEQLSMLNIAAELNDMDAAHLHNQWFRHPGLITGKLSGRLQLQGPAGPDLLSQGTGQANIRIKDGVLHKFSFLSKVFSLLNISQLFNLHLPDMASKGMPFNVLDGSLQLQDGILSSEDLTVASNAMDLSLVGSYDLPQDDLDLLMGVKPFGTVDKVVSKIPLAGWILTGDNKALITAHFQIRGPSAEPEVKAIPVTSVSKKVLGIFQRVLGLPGKVVSDVGKLFQGEEKAKDEADQSTTELENQSPGKERQPL